A single genomic interval of Chryseobacterium paludis harbors:
- a CDS encoding arsenate reductase family protein, producing MKKVFHLNTCDTCRKILAQFDLSGWELREIKKEPITEVELAEMYKKTKSYEALFSKKSTQIKLRELDVKSLKENDFKNLLLDHYTFLKRPVFITDTEIFVGNDKTNVDNLKEFFKVN from the coding sequence ATGAAAAAAGTATTCCATCTAAATACCTGCGATACCTGCAGAAAAATATTAGCACAGTTTGATCTCTCAGGTTGGGAGCTTAGAGAAATTAAAAAAGAACCAATTACGGAAGTAGAATTGGCTGAGATGTATAAAAAGACAAAATCTTATGAAGCGTTGTTCAGCAAAAAATCTACTCAAATAAAATTAAGGGAATTAGATGTAAAATCTTTAAAGGAAAATGACTTCAAAAATTTATTATTGGACCATTACACATTTTTAAAACGTCCAGTTTTTATTACTGATACAGAAATTTTTGTAGGGAATGATAAGACCAATGTTGATAATCTTAAAGAGTTTTTTAAGGTTAACTGA
- a CDS encoding AraC family transcriptional regulator, whose protein sequence is MDHIRELIEIEIIELSEWKDRFRKNSFFELVFILDGKGIQSIEYKTQDYKPNDFFLLPYSECHAYEIIEPTKFLFIRFTEHYFKNLKNTKINYSLWYSKLNYIIGFYNFSLGLPFNNIKERDQVKRLFEIIANEKDQASEYSETLVANSLSSILTIISSKLISEKEKGDHKFSEIIQHINQNIINEDQLSIAYLSEKFNISNKYFSEYFRRKSDESLKEYIQKTRLQIAVNRIKYTQNPLQEIAWSLGFTDGSHLNKTLKKHFGLSSSALRKEEK, encoded by the coding sequence ATGGACCATATACGAGAGCTTATTGAAATAGAAATAATAGAATTATCAGAATGGAAAGATCGTTTTCGTAAAAATAGTTTCTTTGAATTGGTATTTATACTTGATGGAAAAGGAATACAAAGTATTGAATATAAAACCCAGGATTACAAGCCGAATGATTTTTTTCTTCTACCCTATTCAGAGTGTCACGCATATGAGATTATTGAACCCACAAAGTTTTTATTTATTCGGTTTACAGAACATTATTTTAAAAATCTTAAAAACACGAAGATCAATTATTCCCTGTGGTATAGCAAACTAAACTATATTATCGGATTTTATAACTTCAGTCTGGGACTTCCTTTTAACAATATCAAAGAAAGAGATCAGGTAAAAAGATTGTTTGAAATAATTGCTAATGAAAAGGATCAGGCTTCAGAATATTCAGAAACACTGGTAGCCAATTCACTTTCATCCATACTAACAATAATAAGTTCAAAATTAATCAGCGAAAAAGAAAAAGGTGATCATAAATTTTCAGAGATCATTCAACATATCAATCAAAATATCATCAATGAAGATCAATTATCCATTGCCTATCTTTCTGAAAAATTTAATATTTCCAATAAATATTTCAGTGAGTATTTTCGAAGGAAATCTGATGAATCACTAAAGGAATATATTCAGAAAACAAGGCTGCAGATAGCAGTTAACAGGATAAAATACACCCAAAATCCTTTGCAGGAGATTGCTTGGAGTTTAGGTTTTACAGATGGGAGCCATTTAAATAAAACTTTAAAAAAGCATTTTGGACTCTCTTCATCTGCATTAAGAAAAGAGGAAAAGTAG
- a CDS encoding carboxymuconolactone decarboxylase family protein — protein sequence MDYKSIAKQTVGHLYQAHSSIRNSEIDNQLIALAELRISQLNGCAYCCSFHSAELREMGIEQSLIDKIPGYKHSISFNDKQLLVLRWADAVTGLTEDIDPLLRELKSKFSEKEIVELTSSISLMNALNRLRISLGEKF from the coding sequence ATGGATTATAAAAGTATTGCAAAGCAAACGGTAGGGCATTTATATCAGGCTCATTCAAGTATTAGAAATTCTGAAATTGATAATCAGCTTATTGCATTGGCTGAACTAAGAATATCTCAATTAAATGGATGTGCTTATTGTTGTAGTTTTCATTCTGCTGAATTGAGAGAAATGGGAATTGAACAATCTTTAATTGATAAAATACCAGGATATAAACATTCCATATCATTCAATGATAAACAACTCTTAGTCTTAAGATGGGCAGATGCCGTAACGGGTTTAACAGAAGACATTGATCCCTTACTAAGAGAATTAAAGTCAAAATTTTCTGAGAAAGAAATTGTAGAACTTACCTCCAGTATTTCTTTGATGAACGCTTTGAACCGTTTAAGAATTAGTTTAGGAGAAAAATTCTAG
- the gcvT gene encoding glycine cleavage system aminomethyltransferase GcvT, whose product MKKTALYDKHVSLGAKIVPFAGFEMPVQYSGVTEEHFAVREKAGIFDVSHMGQFFIEGPGSKELLQFVTTNNVDALEKGKAQYSCLPNEDGGIVDDLIVYQMDDEKYFVVVNASNIDKDWNHISKYNTFGAKMTNASDDMSLLAIQGPNATAILQKLTDVNLSEIPYYNFTVGSIAGINDVIISNTGYTGSGGFEIYFKNENAVTLWDAIIKAGEAEGIIPCGLAARDTLRLEKGFCLYGNDIDDTTSPIEAGLGWITKFDKDFISKDTFAKQKEEGVTRKLVAFELQDKGVPRHDYPVVDAEGNVIGKVTSGTQSPMKKIGLGLAYVAKPHFKLGSEIFIQVRNKNIPAKVVKAPFV is encoded by the coding sequence ATGAAGAAAACAGCCTTGTACGACAAACACGTTTCTTTAGGAGCGAAAATAGTACCTTTCGCAGGCTTCGAAATGCCTGTACAATATTCCGGAGTTACGGAAGAACATTTTGCAGTAAGAGAAAAAGCGGGAATATTCGATGTTTCTCACATGGGACAATTTTTTATTGAAGGACCTGGTTCTAAAGAGCTTTTACAATTCGTTACGACAAACAATGTAGATGCTTTGGAAAAAGGAAAAGCTCAATATTCTTGTCTTCCTAATGAAGATGGTGGAATTGTAGATGATCTTATCGTTTATCAAATGGACGATGAAAAATATTTCGTGGTTGTAAACGCTTCAAACATAGATAAAGACTGGAATCATATTTCAAAATACAACACTTTTGGTGCTAAAATGACCAATGCTTCTGATGATATGTCTCTTTTAGCAATCCAAGGTCCTAATGCTACAGCAATTCTTCAAAAGTTAACTGATGTAAACCTATCTGAGATTCCTTATTACAATTTCACTGTAGGATCTATAGCAGGAATAAATGACGTTATTATTTCGAATACAGGTTACACTGGAAGCGGAGGATTTGAAATTTATTTCAAAAATGAAAATGCTGTAACACTTTGGGATGCAATAATCAAAGCTGGAGAAGCAGAAGGAATCATCCCTTGTGGATTAGCTGCCAGAGATACTTTAAGACTGGAAAAAGGATTCTGTCTGTATGGAAATGATATCGATGATACTACTTCTCCTATTGAAGCTGGCTTAGGATGGATCACAAAGTTTGATAAGGATTTTATTTCTAAAGATACTTTTGCAAAACAAAAAGAGGAAGGGGTTACCAGAAAATTAGTAGCCTTTGAACTTCAGGACAAAGGGGTACCAAGACATGATTACCCTGTGGTAGATGCCGAAGGAAATGTTATTGGAAAAGTAACATCCGGAACACAATCTCCAATGAAAAAAATTGGGTTGGGATTAGCTTATGTTGCTAAACCACACTTTAAATTAGGTTCCGAGATCTTTATTCAGGTTAGAAACAAGAATATTCCTGCAAAAGTGGTGAAAGCTCCTTTTGTATAA
- a CDS encoding LNS2 domain-containing protein — MELEYIEHISPILKDGVKNYLIDIDGTITDDVPNEEPERMVTCEPYPDALETVNKWYDEGHQICFFTSRTENLKQITIDWLDKHGFKYHSVLCGKPRGGNYHWIDNHLVRATRYKGKFTDLVEKQVTIEVFKED; from the coding sequence ATGGAGCTAGAATATATCGAACACATAAGTCCAATACTTAAGGACGGAGTAAAAAACTATTTAATAGATATTGATGGAACAATTACAGACGATGTTCCTAACGAAGAACCTGAAAGAATGGTTACTTGTGAGCCTTATCCAGATGCTTTGGAAACGGTAAACAAGTGGTATGATGAAGGACATCAGATCTGTTTCTTTACTTCACGTACTGAAAATTTAAAACAAATTACAATAGATTGGCTGGATAAACACGGATTTAAATATCATAGTGTTTTATGTGGAAAGCCGAGAGGTGGCAATTATCACTGGATCGATAACCACTTGGTGCGAGCTACAAGGTATAAAGGGAAGTTTACAGATTTGGTAGAAAAGCAAGTGACCATTGAAGTTTTCAAAGAAGATTAA
- the idi gene encoding isopentenyl-diphosphate Delta-isomerase, which yields MEELVVLVNHDDDVLGLMEKQQAHVNGLLHRAFSVFLFNDKGEMLLQKRASKKYHSPNQWTNAVCSHPRNGESYLEGAKRRVKEELGIETELSEKFNFIYKADVGGGLWEHELDHVFVGNYGADFNLNKEEVDEVRYISMNDLDKEILENPTNFTEWFKIILEEYKHHF from the coding sequence ATGGAAGAATTGGTAGTCTTAGTAAATCACGACGACGATGTTTTAGGTTTGATGGAAAAACAGCAGGCTCACGTTAACGGCTTGCTACACCGTGCTTTTTCAGTATTTTTATTTAATGATAAAGGAGAGATGCTTTTGCAAAAAAGAGCTTCTAAAAAATATCATTCTCCTAACCAATGGACCAATGCCGTATGCTCACATCCAAGAAATGGTGAAAGCTATTTGGAAGGTGCAAAACGTAGAGTAAAAGAAGAATTAGGAATAGAAACTGAGCTTTCAGAAAAATTCAACTTTATTTATAAAGCTGATGTTGGTGGTGGGCTATGGGAGCATGAATTAGATCATGTATTTGTAGGAAATTATGGTGCTGATTTTAATTTAAATAAAGAAGAAGTTGACGAGGTAAGGTATATTTCCATGAATGACCTGGACAAGGAGATCCTCGAAAATCCAACAAATTTCACAGAATGGTTTAAGATCATTCTGGAAGAATATAAACATCATTTTTAG